Part of the Salmo trutta chromosome 5, fSalTru1.1, whole genome shotgun sequence genome is shown below.
CTGGAAAGAAACATGAAAACTACGTTTTGTTTTGAGATATCTGTCGTAAGACAACGGTGGCGAAGGATTGCAACTTAACGCGGATCCAAGTTCAGTTTTGAGATCCACCGGCTCGTTGGGATATGTCGTGATTTTGCCAACACAGCCAGATATGTACACAGTCGTGTACCCTTAAGCTTTTTAAACTGACTATCGTATTTGTTGGTTAAATTAATATAATAAGTAATGCAGGAATGTCACGAGTTAATTGACATGAGAAAACTCGAGAAAATAGCAACTCTACAGAGCGCAGTGACTAATGACATCTAGACATGGAAAAAACACTCCAAAAAGCATAACAGTATGCAAATTAAGGAGACAAATTAACATCTCTCTTAACGATGCGATTCTCTAGGCTACACTGAAGAGTCACTCACTTTAGCGTCACTGTCTGGCAAGTCTCGACATGGGCTTCATATCCTAGGAAAATACAAAAGAGAtctttggttatttgagctgttcttgccacaatatggacttggtcttttaccaaatagggccatcttctgtataccacccctacctagtcacaacacaactgattggctcaaacgcattaagaaggaaaaaaattccacaaatacacttttaacaaggcacacctgttatttgaaatgtattccaggtgactacctcatgaagctggttgagagaatgccaagagtgtgcaaagctgtcatcaaggaaaagggtggctacttttaaaaatctaaaatatattttgatttgtttaacactttttttggttactacatgattccatatgtgttatttcttagttttgatgtcttgactattactctacaatgtagaaaatagtaaaaatacaaataaactttgaatgagtaggtgtgtccaaacttttgactggtactgtgtgtgtgtgtgtgtgtatatgtgtgtgtgtgtatatgtgtgtgtgtgtgtgtgtgtgtgtgtgtgttaggttttGAATTGGAGGGGGGGGTGGTGGCATCTAATAATTGGATTGAATAATTTCCTTGGCACCAATCAGCAAACTAAGCATTATTATCAGACCTGACCACTGATATACCCTCCAATGGGGGAAAAGCATTGCCAAACAGGCACAGGCTGTATGTACTTTACACAGTGGGTTAGTTTATTACTGCTAGACTGAGATACAATGTCTGTCTAGAAACTGGCCCTAACTACCTGAACTCAGGCACGTCTAAAGAGATACAGTCTCAGTCTAAAGGCTGTTTAGATCTTAGAAATCTATCATTCAAATGTATGATTCAAGTGTGtgcacctcctctccttccctccagactCCCTGCAGCTCTCTGACTCTGAAGAGGATGTTCCccctgagcagcagcactgtgagcaggagtggagccccagtctgggGCAGGAGGACCCCAAGTTcacacagattaaagaggaacagTTGGAACTTaggaccagtcaggaggaagagCAACTTCAAGGTCTGGAGGCTGATATCATAGAGTTCAATTTCACTCCTCCTTGTGTGaaaagtgaatgtgatcaggagGACCCAGTTCAGTCCTTGACTCTTCCCCAAACCCAGActgtggagaacagagagagtgattCTAAACCAGTGGATCTCAAACCTTATGCCACTGTGACCCACCTAAAGAGTTTCAACATTCCTTGTGGTCCTCCAGATAATCAGAACAATGCCTACAGCCAAAGTTCAGCCATATGCAGCGACCCAGTAGCACTTGATCCCAGCCCACAATTGGATCCCAACCCACAATTGGATCTTAACCCACCAATGGTTGAACTCTGCACCTGCCCCTTTTGTGGCAAGACCTTCAAACAAAAAGGAAATCTGTCCATGCACATGaggattcacacaggagagaaaccttttagctgtggtgactgtgggaagagctttatTCAGAAGGGGGACCTAAGAAGGCATAtcctgactcacacaggagagaaaccattcagCTGTAATTTTTGCTGTAAAAGCTTCAATCAGAAGGGGGACTTAAGGAGACATAtcctgactcacacaggagagaaaccatttagctgtggtgactgcgGTAAAGGCTTCATTCGCAAGGAGCACCTAACTGCACATATACGGACTCACACAGGAGAAGTTTCGGTCTCAAGCAGAACCTAACCATGCACAAACTGGTAAATAGATCTATGATCGatttttaatgttgaaaacattctgtaaataaagtttgatttgaatgaTGAGGTAATTATCAAACAGTACAGAGGATTGTAGGAAATGCACAGGTCTGCTGTTCAAAGTCTGTAGAATTGTTCTCTTCATTCCTGTTTCTAATATCTGATCTTTTGATTAGGAATGTGTCTCATGGTGATAAAGGGCAGCTGATGTTAGGAAATATAATTCTTTTGATTAGGAATGTCTCTCATGGTGATAAAGGGCAGCTGATGTTAGGAAATATAATTCCAGAAAATATCTCTTTCCATTTTTCCAAGAGTATTTCTCATCAACTCAGACCTAATGCTGCTCATTCACTAtctgtattgcgattcgatattGTGCTGTTATTGCTATTTGATGTTCATAAACATATTACTCCCTATATGTCtcctgcagagagacaagagagcatcagaaaatgtgttttgatcatggaaataaaagtgttgAAAACATGTTGGTTCCCTATTTAAAAAGTAACGAACTATAGGTAGAAAAATATTTCAGTTTTGGTGctggtacagccaactagcaaaacaaatatatatatatatatatatatatatatatatatactttctaAAAAAATTTTCAAATTGATACTTGGAGTCAGAGTATCGATATAATATCGTCCAAAGAAAATACTGCGATATGTATCTGGATAGATGTTTCCCCCATCCCTATTGCCTACTGGCTATACTTATGATCTGCTGGCCAGATTGTAACAGCAAACAGATCAATGTTTTCCTGCAGTAAAGTAACCACACTTTTGACTCAGAGGATGCTAAGCAGTCAATCTCTGAAACAGCTAGCTACAAGTACTTGAAGTAGGCTAACCACCCAACAGACACAAACATTATCAAGAACGCCTAGCTTCAACCATctaagttagctagctggttaactAGTAAGCTAGACTGTTGGTTTATAAAAGCCAAAGAAAGCTAAACTAGTTTTTATGAATTTCTCATGCATTTAAATGGATAGATAGACGGCTAATGTTGCCATCTAGCCAGGCTAATGTTGCTAACTAGCTAGACCATGAGCTAGCTAAGTAGATAACGTGTATTGTGTACATTTACAACTTCCCAAGATTAATTAAATTAACAATTATGTGAAAtaatgtagccaatttattaattactaaatatagctaacattagatagttaaacCAGAGATAAGGCATTTGTAGTTCTGTATGATAGCctcattagcagctaattagcatttcgtttgggatgggggggggggtaaatacaggcaaatatattgataaaattcTCCTTGTCCGAGAGAGTTATCATGCCAGGGTAagtctacatgaaacacagcccttattttaagtgtttctaaaatcccctgtaGAAAAATTTTAGTAAATCAGTATCTCCCAAAAGATCAATATATCAAATGCATTttgacctcgac
Proteins encoded:
- the LOC115194683 gene encoding zinc finger protein 250-like isoform X2, whose amino-acid sequence is MYKLQLLSVFLNDRLTAAAVEIFGEVEKMVVEYQEENNRLRSLLRITPDIKLCRIGDYLMKLVERMPRVCKAVIKEKDSLQLSDSEEDVPPEQQHCEQEWSPSLGQEDPKFTQIKEEQLELRTSQEEEQLQGLEADIIEFNFTPPCVKSECDQEDPVQSLTLPQTQTVENRESDSKPVDLKPYATVTHLKSFNIPCGPPDNQNNAYSQSSAICSDPVALDPSPQLDPNPQLDLNPPMVELCTCPFCGKTFKQKGNLSMHMRIHTGEKPFSCGDCGKSFIQKGDLRRHILTHTGEKPFSCNFCCKSFNQKGDLRRHILTHTGEKPFSCGDCGKGFIRKEHLTAHIRTHTGEVSVSSRT
- the LOC115194683 gene encoding zinc finger protein 778-like isoform X4 — protein: MYKLDAFRVFLNDRLTAAALEIFGAVEKTVVEYQEENDRLRRLLRRTPEIQLCKIDSLQLSDSEEDVPPEQQHCEQEWSPSLGQEDPKFTQIKEEQLELRTSQEEEQLQGLEADIIEFNFTPPCVKSECDQEDPVQSLTLPQTQTVENRESDSKPVDLKPYATVTHLKSFNIPCGPPDNQNNAYSQSSAICSDPVALDPSPQLDPNPQLDLNPPMVELCTCPFCGKTFKQKGNLSMHMRIHTGEKPFSCGDCGKSFIQKGDLRRHILTHTGEKPFSCNFCCKSFNQKGDLRRHILTHTGEKPFSCGDCGKGFIRKEHLTAHIRTHTGEVSVSSRT
- the LOC115194683 gene encoding zinc finger protein 778-like isoform X3 yields the protein MYKLQLLSVFLNDRLTAAAVEIFGEVEKMVVEYQEENNRLRSLLRITPDIKLCRIDSLQLSDSEEDVPPEQQHCEQEWSPSLGQEDPKFTQIKEEQLELRTSQEEEQLQGLEADIIEFNFTPPCVKSECDQEDPVQSLTLPQTQTVENRESDSKPVDLKPYATVTHLKSFNIPCGPPDNQNNAYSQSSAICSDPVALDPSPQLDPNPQLDLNPPMVELCTCPFCGKTFKQKGNLSMHMRIHTGEKPFSCGDCGKSFIQKGDLRRHILTHTGEKPFSCNFCCKSFNQKGDLRRHILTHTGEKPFSCGDCGKGFIRKEHLTAHIRTHTGEVSVSSRT